A part of Candida albicans SC5314 chromosome 2, complete sequence genomic DNA contains:
- the GLE1 gene encoding nucleoporin (Putative nucleoporin; moderately induced at 42 degrees C), whose protein sequence is MKFGLPDNFEVVVDVSSKPANQITLSLIKPSRPKNTFNDVFKKTCNDIDENTLDFIKFKQNEINERVDTLQSKMKSREAQADANITHLIQDFNSQLRIQNEQVEELIRKEKERIRLELERKRREEEERRRREEEERRRQEEEERRRKEEEERKRKEEAKRLEEEERKRKEEEEARKKREAELKRQQELKIQREKELLEQKKKERESRFTTDYNQIEKTLYKYKQDIQDIKNNVKLKLNEDPDLKKQVNQYKRKINPKFGQLSNSLSQFNKISTEVIGMIKAVETNALVFKWVLNFTAKAIIDQAETEVIVRPNSAVPLAKLAYAILQAIPDFEYYLNARFIKKCPYIIGYNCSIDSEEGRERMGWKRPDGSKWEEETKYDERMGGIVSVWAAMTTITNHGSQKSLYSFEASWQFLARTANLQTSMLVNTHFTILGNWWEAAGASFLGVYGNQSQKLMYIVVVQLTDVVASKKFPSAARLRIMGEEWVTRRQIQSLKAMEY, encoded by the coding sequence ATGAAATTTGGTTTGCCAGACAATTTTGAAGTCGTCGTAGATGTGTCATCGAAACCAGCAAATCAAATCACATTATCTTTGATTAAGCCATCACGACCCAAGAATACTTTCAATgatgttttcaaaaaaactTGCAATGATATAGATGAAAACACACTAGACTTCATAAAGTTCAAGCAAAATGAGATCAATGAAAGAGTTGACACGTTGCAGTCAAAAATGAAGTCTCGGGAAGCTCAAGCCGACGCAAATATAACACATTTAATTCAAGACTTTAATAGCCAACTAAGGATTCAGAATGAACAAGTAGAGGAATTGAtcagaaaagaaaaagaaagaatacGTTTGGAACtagagagaaagagaagagaagaggaagaaagACGACGCCGAGAAGAGGAGGAACGCAGACgccaagaagaagaagaaaggaGACGCaaggaggaggaagaaaGGAAAcgaaaagaagaagcaaAGAGATTGGAAGAGGAGGAACGTAAACGtaaagaggaagaagaagctaGAAAGAAGAGAGAGGCAGAATTGAAGCGgcaacaagaattgaaaattcaaAGAGAAAAGGAATTGTTAGaacagaagaagaaagaacGAGAACTGCGTTTTACTACAGACTATAATCAAATCGAGAAAACATTATACAAGTATAAACAAGATATACAGGATATAAAGAACAATgtcaaattaaaattgaatgaagaCCCAGACTTGAAAAAACAAGTGAACCAATACAAACGAAAAATCAATCCCAAGTTTGGTCAATTATCTAACTCATTATCtcaattcaacaaaataagTACTGAAGTGATTGGAATGATCAAAGCAGTCGAGACCAATGCCTTAGTATTTAAATGGGTATTGAATTTCACTGCAAAGGCAATAATAGATCAAGCAGAAACTGAAGTCATTGTTAGACCGAACTCAGCTGTCCCATTAGCTAAACTAGCATATGCCATATTGCAGGCAATTCCagattttgaatattatttaaacGCAAGATTTATAAAAAAGTGTCCATATATCATAGGGTATAACTGTTCCATTGATTCAGAAGAAGGTAGAGAAAGGATGGGATGGAAACGTCCTGATGGTAGCAAATGGGAAGAAGAAACGAAATATGATGAAAGAATGGGTGGTATAGTCAGTGTTTGGGCAGCCATGACCACTATTACTAACCATGGATCACAGAAATCTTTATATTCGTTTGAAGCATCATGGCAGTTTTTAGCTAGAACGGCCAACTTACAAACAAGCATGTTAGTTAATACCCATTTCACAATTTTGGGAAATTGGTGGGAGGCTGCTGGTGCGAGCTTCTTAGGTGTTTACGGCAATCAAAGTCAAAAACTAATGTACATTGTCGTAGTCCAACTAACTGACGTTGTGGCTTCGAAAAAATTTCCATCTGCTGCCAGATTGAGAATTATGGGTGAAGAATGGGTTACTAGGCGACAAATTCAATCTCTAAAGGCAATGGAATATTAA
- a CDS encoding mitochondrial 54S ribosomal protein uL5m (Ortholog(s) have structural constituent of ribosome activity and mitochondrial large ribosomal subunit localization) encodes MNKHFIRSFSQSGVVLRPGYSTVNPVHHLVKVEKSKLRPGLKELLLPKDDIRSVKFKPTEISQDRVNEYYQNALQSDLLLHLYEHDAEPIIGNKKRSWGTDTPFKLYRPLRKPVGSTRPTKNIYPINNKNVPKLESIVVQSYNKNALESPWLNITTRLQLATITNVKPKILYGKSNILPWKVRVGRACGAKIELFDRDMSQFISTLTELVLPRIRAFKGIPRTSGDKNGNISMGLTPEDCQFFPELEHFQELFPNLNGLQITFKTTAQTDNHAKTLLSCYGFPFSKN; translated from the coding sequence ATGAATAAACACTTTATCCGTTCGTTTTCTCAAAGCGGTGTGGTCTTAAGACCTGGTTATTCTACTGTAAATCCAGTACATCATTTGGTTAAAGTTGAGAAATCTAAATTAAGGCCAGGATTGAAAGAACTATTACTTCCAAAAGATGATATCAGATCAGTCAAATTCAAACCAACTGAAATTTCACAAGATAGAGTCAACGAGTATTATCAAAATGCCTTGCAAtctgatttattattgcaTTTATACGAGCATGATGCCGAGCCAATAATTGGGAATAAGAAGCGTTCTTGGGGAACTGATACACCTTTTAAATTGTACCGTCCATTGCGAAAACCAGTTGGAAGTACAAGACCAAcgaaaaatatttatccaataaacaacaagaatGTTCCTAAATTAGAAAGTATTGTTGTTCAAtcatataataaaaatgcATTGGAATCGCCCTGGTTGAATATCACCACCAGATTGCAACTTGCGACTATTACCAATGTTAAACCAAAGATTCTTTATggtaaatcaaatattttaccATGGAAAGTGAGAGTAGGAAGAGCATGTGGTGCCAAgattgaattatttgatagAGACATGAGTCAATTTATTAGCACTTTGACCGAATTAGTGTTACCAAGAATTAGAGCATTTAAGGGTATCCCAAGAACTTCGGGTGATAAGAATGGTAATATATCTATGGGATTGACTCCAGAAGATTGTCAATTTTTCCCCGAATTGGAACATTTCCAAGAATTATTCCCTAACTTGAATGGTTTACAAATTACTTTTAAAACTACCGCACAAACTGACAACCACGCCAAAACCTTGCTTAGTTGTTATGGTTTCCCATTTTCTAAGAATTAA
- a CDS encoding uncharacterized protein (Ortholog of C. dubliniensis CD36 : Cd36_21980, Debaryomyces hansenii CBS767 : DEHA2F19734g, Pichia stipitis Pignal : psti_CGOB_00208 and Spathaspora passalidarum NRRL Y-27907 : spas_CGOB_00029), with amino-acid sequence MSATFIIPQSIREISANSTTINETTSNPTSNTPSTTYTELPAQGYLARISNLPAVSAINGMISSFPVVKIFTSNAVPVLVARQERKKKEEMERLAEYQKKLNMPQ; translated from the coding sequence ATGTCTGCTACTTTTATAATTCCACAGTCCATTAGAGAAATCTCAGCTAATTCAACTACAATAAATGAAACAACATCTAATCCAACGTCAAACACTCCTTCAACCACTTATACTGAATTGCCTGCACAAGGATACCTTGCTAGAATTTCCAACTTGCCTGCAGTATCTGCCATAAATGGGATGATATCTTCTTTCCCTGTTGTTAAAATATTCACATCTAATGCTGTTCCCGTTTTGGTTGCCAGACAAGAACgtaagaaaaaagaagaaatggAACGATTGGCtgaatatcaaaaaaaattaaacatgCCGCAATAG
- a CDS encoding uncharacterized protein (Ortholog(s) have cytoplasm, nucleus localization), translated as MSTSQANIRSVIHEYEILYTTRIQQKSKNWNDGKLTFYEFNKKIEIHNDDGMLLATDFYRSRSISSVLNSVLVDNSEFRLPNANYFIQIQDKIRVFEREVNLRAKTSDSQKVEKLATKTESVPKRDTIISKSPSSGHPSMSHRKVTSRNLVTTDTKNQNSSINGNSTKSIYSSMGATRMKKTHSPKNNTIHNIAKPSSSGSNINKGLTASKPLRYQGSNVTKTTQNVSGTTTGAKISQYKVHSNDLLTIDSKVSKRLPLRIPPRTSTCFQYIYTPRNDIEKFDVAANDISIYKPLIISGNEPSGEEPIQEKENGQEYVGSKGYDENQKKNENMHNSHDKEMKVNSRPSQPKIVDEYTNTDSVTFSNNEISRISVKKEQPLIVSNTTVDDTDIVYDLSDYEENEKFNAMIKKIKQTQNLQDNSSTSVVNKKPNIVKTGLEAVEFCLSTDSEMEEI; from the coding sequence ATGTCAACCAGCCAAGCAAATATAAGATCAGTGATTCATGAATACGAAATACTATATACTACTAGGATTCAacagaaatcaaaaaattggaatgaTGGAAAATTGACATTTTATGAATTCAATAAGAAAATAGAGATACATAATGACGATGGCATGCTACTTGCCACAGATTTTTATAGATCCAGACTGATATCTAGTGTTTTAAACAGTGTTTTGGTGGATAACAGTGAGTTCCGACTACCCAATGCCAATTATTTTATCCAAATTCAAGATAAAATACGTGTTTTCGAAAGAGAGGTTAATCTAAGAGCAAAAACCAGTGATAGtcaaaaagttgaaaagcTTGCTACTAAAACTGAGTCTGTTCCAAAGAGGGACACTATTATAAGTAAATCTCCAAGTCTGGGCCATCCTTCGATGTCACACAGGAAAGTTACATCAAGAAACTTAGTGACCACAGATaccaaaaaccaaaactcGTCTATTAATGGAAATCTGACAAAACTGATTTATAGTTCTATGGGTGCCACTAGAATGAAAAAGACTCATTCACCcaaaaacaatacaatTCACAATATAGCAAAACCATCTAGCTCTGGTTCTAATATTAACAAGGGTCTAACAGCATCAAAACCACTACGATATCAAGGTTCTAATGTAACAAAGACTACTCAAAATGTTAGTGGAACCACCACAGGAGCTAAAATATCTCAATACAAAGTGCATAgcaatgatttattaaccATTGATTCAAAGGTTTCTAAAAGACTCCCACTCAGAATCCCTCCTCGAACTTCGACgtgttttcaatatatatatacaccTAGAAACGATATTGAGAAGTTTGATGTAGCCGCAAATGATATCAGTATATATAAaccattaataatttctgGAAATGAACCATCTGGAGAAGAGccaattcaagaaaaagagaatggACAAGAATATGTTGGAAGCAAGGGATATgatgaaaatcaaaagaagaatgaAAACATGCACAATAGCCATGACAAAGAAATGAAGGTGAATTCTAGACCCAGTCAACCAAAAATTGTGGATGAATACACTAATACTGACTCAGTAACATtttccaataatgaaatttctCGGATTTCAGTGAAGAAAGAACAACCGTTAATTGTTTCAAACACGACGGTTGACGATACTGATATAGTTTACGATTTATCGGAttatgaagaaaatgagAAATTCAACGCCatgattaaaaaaatcaaacagaCACAGAATTTGCAGGACAATTCCTCAACGAGTGTTGTCAATAAGAAACCTAACATAGTAAAAACTGGCTTGGAAGCGGTTGAATTTTGTCTTTCTACTGATTCTGAAATGGaagaaatataa
- the PDS5 gene encoding Pds5p (Putative protein with a predicted role in establishment and maintenance of sister chromatid condensation and cohesion; cell-cycle regulated periodic mRNA expression), with protein sequence MMVTKSRVSRSEDTMSLKFDKSILPTVKSQISNKELINRLIALHDELSNIDDSSVNLSNYTTDLVNKKLLSHTSMGVQAYLCCCLSDILRIYAPNAPYSDQQLSDVFKLFFKQFSRLSAKKDDPFYQQHVYLLKRLAEAKSTIIITDLPDSESLIVSIFTTFYNLAAKGFPVELETIITDILSEVLSEAEVVPHQILQLILQKFANHDPSKLLSNSGITSPEFNFSLAICENNIDRMSRLVAQYFSEILYDNTNHIEEEVTEDDKSKSNSKFDTKFSQAMDILKKVHHLSIQLWKFIPSVLSSVMALIDDELNADDEKVRILATVTIGQMLGSPVYSSASTNVNFFATHKQTWNNWLKKTSDVSSNVRSKWVQQIPNIICSNNYTTTEINQMLSACVHKCLVDTEEKVREAACVCLSEIPYQHFINKIATTELINTLFQLTREKHASIRKISIKTLGSYYASYMKVEKNTSSEIGTELKDSILSIPNQILSLVYINNKEITTLVDLAVFEDMLPILDLNPENRVERLVQFYRVLDAKGKEAFVAINKRQQQISKVLSTYIELSEAYNKSNTLENKDNSGTDDSNEIILKLDKIIEWLYVSFPEGWNTSYCFERFYRLNRARFFHLVKVCISSESDLATVKNSMKELLNKLADSKNIRIENERSMVTTTEMAENFKLLLLKASPIFYNLSIVEGLIKYSKEGENDYYSSANEILEQISSIIPDVYKSHLRALSNLIIDKGEQTTSKSNALKTVYHFVKKYPDLFPKEFSFIEALKNLAINGTPEEAKYSIKIIGLNDKKEVYCAGIMDSIYPLDLESTKLSTNLSSMAEIFVVDRLAISDKENELTPLVIKEFFLKNRNLDNHNVTDNTWITTTELNSHPTLYEKLIAIRLLVNNLKSLDKADLSESAKEEAKQKALPVIKLLMSFIGNNGEIINKNDPSWPTPDSYKSRLRLAAGLYMLKLAKIPIYSETMLSASIRRLTFLLNDEDYNVRARFLNSLQAKLADELISEKFLAIVFFSALEPNFELKNDATMWISAMFKRSESKKNIKFEKSLVRLIHVLAHHEQFLSLLKDGSDEDKLASYNYASRLLIFYVQLIATQENISLLYYFASRVKQHRDATIATVDYEAENPTEQILNLYRMAELAQLVIKTYADGKNWPMQTWPGKLKLPSDIYAPMASSKEAQAVVTEIYIPEKLQVELLAMINKKLRTGIIVKKVATTSVAPRARLKRPKKVGRMEPSKRKKKSVVSESVTFESRRKSSRNTNKVNYKDQLSSEGESEGEEKDHLLDDEVDSENDESDEFGI encoded by the coding sequence atgatgGTAACGAAAAGCAGAGTTTCAAGAAGTGAAGATACCATGTCTTTGAAATTCgacaaatcaattttgcCAACAGTTAAATCGCAAATTTCcaataaagaattgataaataGATTGATTGCTTTGCATGATGAATTATCTAATATCGATGACTCAAGTGTGAATTTGTCGAATTACACAACTGACTTGGTCAACAAGAAATTGCTTAGCCATACAAGTATGGGGGTTCAGGCTTACTTATGTTGTTGTCTTTCTGATATTCTTCGTATATACGCTCCAAATGCACCTTATTCCGACCAGCAATTGTCAGACGTgtttaaactttttttcaagCAGTTTTCAAGATTATCTGCTAAAAAAGATGACCCATTTTACCAGCAACATGTTTATCTTTTAAAAAGATTAGCAGAAGCTAAATCGACCATTATTATAACTGATTTACCTGATCTGGAATCACTAATTGTCAGCATATTCACCAcattttataatttggCAGCAAAAGGGTTCCCGGTAGAGCTTGAGACCATAATAACAGATATTTTGTCTGAGGTTTTGTCCGAAGCCGAAGTTGTTCCTCATCAAATATTGCAATTGATCTTGCAAAAATTTGCTAATCACGACCCTAGTAAATTATTGCTGAATAGTGGTATAACAAGTCctgaattcaatttttcattggCAATTTGTGAAAACAATATTGACAGAATGTCGCGTTTAGTGGCTCAGTATTTTTCAGAAATACTTTATGATAATACCAATCACATCGAAGAGGAGGTGACTGAAGATGATAAAAGTAAACTGAACTCCAAATTTGACACCAAATTTTCACAGGCCATGGATATTCTAAAGAAAGTCCACCATTTGTCAATCCAATTGTGGAAGTTTATTCCTAGCGTGTTATCGTCGGTTATGGCACTTAtagatgatgaattaaatgCTGACGACGAAAAAGTGAGAATTTTGGCAACAGTCACAATAGGGCAAATGTTGGGCTCGCCAGTATATCTGTCAGCTTCAACCAACGTTAACTTTTTTGCCACTCATAAACAAACATGGAATAATTGGTTGAAGAAAACTTCAGACGTGTCTTCCAACGTGAGAAGCAAGTGGGTGCAACAAATACCTAATATAATTTGCTCAAACAACTATACAACGACAGAGATTAATCAAATGTTATCGGCTTGTGTACACAAATGTCTTGTTGATacagaagaaaaagtaaGAGAAGCTGCTTGTGTATGTTTAAGTGAAATTCCTTACCAACATTTCATAAACAAGATAGCTACAACAGAGTTGATAAACACGTTGTTTCAATTGACAAGAGAAAAGCACGCTTCTATTCGGAAGATTTCAATCAAAACTTTAGGTTCTTATTATGCTAGTTATATGAAAGTTGAAAAGAATACACTGTCTGAAATTGGCACTGAATTaaaagattcaattttgagTATTCCAAACcaaatattatcattggtatatatcaataataaagaaatcacTACGTTGGTAGATTTAGCTGTCTTTGAAGACATGTTGCCAATATTAGATTTGAATCCCGAAAACCGTGTTGAAAGATTGGTTCAGTTTTATCGTGTTTTAGATGCTAAGGGGAAAGAGGCGTTTGTTGCAATTAATAAGAGACAGcaacaaatttcaaaagtaTTGTCTACATATATTGAACTATCCGAGGCATATAACAAGAGTAATACATTGGAAAATAAAGATAACAGTGGTACCGATGATAGCAATGAGATAATTTTAAAGTTAGATAAAATTATTGAGTGGTTATATGTATCATTTCCTGAAGGATGGAACACTTCATACTGCTTTGAAAGGTTTTATAGATTGAATCGAGCTCGGTTTTTCCATTTGGTTAAAGTTTGTATTTCATCAGAATCTGATCTCGCCACGGTTAAAAACTCAATGAAGGAATTACTCAACAAATTAGCTGATTCGAAAAATATCAGAATCGAAAACGAAAGAAGCATGGTAACCACTACTGAAATGGCTGAAAACTTTAAActtttattgttgaaagCTTCACCTATTTTTTACAATCTTTCCATTGTCGAAGGGTtaattaaatattcaaaGGAAGGCGAAAATGACTACTATTCCTCCGCAAACGAAATATTGGAACAGATCTCATCCATTATTCCCGATGTCTACAAATCACATTTGAGAGCATTATcgaatttgataattgataaagGAGAGCAAACAACAAGCAAATCCAATGCCTTGAAAACGGTGTATCATTTTGTGAAAAAGTATCCAGATTTATTCCCAAAAGAATTTTCATTCATTGAAgctttaaaaaatttggcaATAAATGGTACACCAGAAGAAgcaaaatattcaattaaaataatTGGATTAAACGATAAAAAAGAGGTCTACTGTGCGGGTATTATGGATTCTATTTATCCATTAGATTTGGAAAGCACAAAGCTTTCCACAAACCTAAGCTCAATGGCGgaaatatttgttgttgacaGGTTGGCAATTCTGGACAAGgaaaatgaattgacaCCACTTGTTATTAAAgaattctttttgaaaaatagaaaCCTCGATAATCACAATGTAACTGACAATACATGGATTACCACTACTGAGTTGAACAGCCATCCTACTTTATATGAAAAGTTGATAGCCATCAGATTGTTggttaataatttaaagaGTCTTGATAAGGCAGATTTGTCTGAAAGCgcaaaagaagaagcaaAACAGAAAGCCTTACCAGTGATCAAACTATTGATGTCATTTATTGGAAATAATGGtgaaataatcaacaagaatGATCCCTCTTGGCCCACTCCAGACTCGTATAAACTGAGATTAAGATTGGCTGCTGGTTTATACATGTTGAAGTTAGCTAAAATACCAATTTATAGTGAAACTATGCTCCTGGCAAGTATAAGGCGATTaacttttttgttgaatgatgaagattatAACGTGAGAGCAAGATTTCTTAATAGTTTGCAGGCAAAGTTGGCAGATGAATTGATAtcagaaaaatttttggcAATTGTGTTTTTCAGTGCTTTGGAACCAAATTTTGAACTTAAAAATGATGCAACTATGTGGATTTCGGCAATGTTTAAACGTCTGGAGTCTAAAAAGAACATTAAATTTGAGAAATCATTGGTTAGACTAATACATGTTCTAGCCCACCATGAGCAGTTTTTGCTGTTGCTAAAAGACGGGagtgatgaagataaaTTGGCTTCATACAACTATGCTTCCAGGTTATTGATTTTCTATGTTCAGTTGATTGCTACTCAGGAAAACATTTCtttattgtattattttgCTAGTCGTGTTAAACAACATCGTGACGCCACTATAGCCACAGTGGATTATGAAGCCGAAAACCCAACTGAGcagattttgaatttgtacAGGATGGCTGAGTTAGCACAATTAGTGATTAAGACGTATGCTGATGGCAAGAATTGGCCAATGCAAACATGGCCCGGCAAACTCAAGTTGCCACTGGATATCTATGCTCCGATGGCATCGTCGAAAGAAGCACAAGCCGTTGTTACTGAGATCTATATACCTGAAAAACTTCAGGTTGAATTACTTGCTATGatcaataaaaaattgCGTACTGGAATTATTGTCAAGAAGGTTGCCACAACATCGGTTGCTCCTAGAGCTCGTTTGAAACGACCAAAGAAGGTAGGTAGAATGGAACCTtcgaaaagaaagaaaaaactggTGGTTTCTGAATCAGTTACCTTTGAACTGAGACGTAAAAGTTCTCGTAACACAAACAAAGTGAACTACAAAGATCAACTTCTGTCCGAAGGTGAACTGGAAGGTGAGGAAAAAGATCATTTGCTTGACGATGAAGTTGATAGTGAGAATGATGAAAGTGATGAATTTGGTATTTGA
- a CDS encoding uncharacterized protein (Ortholog of C. dubliniensis CD36 : Cd36_21990, C. parapsilosis CDC317 : CPAR2_103660, Debaryomyces hansenii CBS767 : DEHA2F19756g and Pichia stipitis Pignal : PICST_61375) gives MLRTLLLLLVLSFPLAFSLPDQSQSCVTNMNIPFTGYKIEYQLNLQRFEGSYHLLYCNDNKLLYDVNLNNSIPWTLPINFSSLSSENSNTLVLARRKSFALRSIPIFMPNTLIGSLYYGEGLDNIQFKPLNNTSTLQSIPLLASNIFRNWVELNYKLNFIYHVPILTTPGVDSKRFNFGFFESNKIENNWNKYISIQEEYNYNYDSRVFIRHAIDNALGHVSLMINGSKLLRWKFNQINLSGKETAIADKIWWKFILLSRVMKEDVFSNMIRKFDSFFRY, from the coding sequence ATGTTAAGgacattattattattattagtattgtCATTTCCTCTAGCATTTTCATTACCTGATCAATCTCAATCTTGTGTCACCAATATGAATATTCCCTTTACAGGatataaaattgaataccAACTAAATCTCCAGAGATTTGAAGGAAGTTATCATTTACTTTATTGTAAcgataataaattattatatgaTGTCAAtctaaataattcaattccTTGGACATTACCTATTAATTTTAGTTCATTATCATCGGAGAATTCTAATACGTTGGTTCTTGCTCGCCGTAAATCATTTGCATTAAGAAGTATCCCCATCTTTATGCCTAATACATTGATTGGTTCATTGTATTATGGAGAAGGTTTGGataatattcaattcaaaccATTGAATAACACTTCCACTTTGCAATCAATTCCATTATTAGCATCAAATATATTTCGCAATTGGGtagaattgaattataaattgaacTTTATTTATCATGTGCCAATATTGACTACTCCTGGTGTTGATTCTAAACGATTCAATTTTGGGTTTTTCGAAAGTAACAAAATCGAAAATAATTggaataaatatatatccATTCAAGAAGAgtataattataattacGATTCTCGAGTCTTTATTAGACACGCTATTGATAATGCATTAGGTCATGTGAGTTTGATGATTAATGGTAGCAAACTATTAAGATGgaaatttaatcaaataaatctaAGTGGCAAGGAAACAGCGATTGCTGATAAGATTTGGTGGAAGTTCATACTACTATCGAGAGTAATGAAGGAAGatgttttttcaaatatgatTCGAAAATTTGATAGTTTTTTTAGGTACTAA